The Camelina sativa cultivar DH55 chromosome 14, Cs, whole genome shotgun sequence genome includes a window with the following:
- the LOC104741182 gene encoding transmembrane emp24 domain-containing protein p24delta9 translates to MVVLQSLNLYAVLISLAILSQVSQSLHFELHSGRTKCISEDIKSNSMTVGKYTVVNPNEAHPSPQSHKISIRVTSSYGNTYHHAEDVQSGQFAFTAVEAGDYMACFTAVDHKPEVTLSIDFDWRTGVQSKTWSSVAKKSQVDIMEFDVKRLIETVNSIHEEMFYLREREEEMQNLNRATNSQMALLSFFSLFVCLGVAAMQFLHLKTFFEKKKVI, encoded by the exons ATGGTGGTTCTCCAATCACTAAATCTCTACGCAGTACTAATATCCCTAGCGATTCTATCACAAGTTTCTCAATCTCTCCACTTCGAGTTACACTCTGGTCGAACAAAATGTATATCAGAAGACATCAAAAGCAATTCCATGACCGTCGGGAAATACACCGTTGTTAACCCTAACGAAGCTCATCCTTCACCTCAATCTCACAAGATCTCAATCAGA GTGACATCGAGTTACGGGAACACGTATCATCACGCGGAAGATGTTCAATCTGGACAATTCGCGTTTACGGCGGTGGAAGCTGGAGACTACATGGCGTGTTTCACTGCTGTTGATCATAAACCGGAGGTTACATTGAGTATTGATTTCGATTGGAGAACTGGTGTTCAGTCTAAGACTTGGAGTAGTGTTGCTAAGAAGAGCCAAGTCGAT ATTATGGAGTTTGATGTAAAAAGACTGATTGAAACTGTCAACTCGATTCATGAAGAGATGTTTTATCTCAGAGAAAG GGAGGAAGAGATGCAAAATTTGAACCGGGCTACAAACTCGCAAATGGCATTGTtaagtttcttctctcttttcgtATGCTTAGGAGTTGCTGCAATgcagtttttgcatttgaagACGTTTTTCGAGAAGAAGAAAGTCATCTAA